One Gadus morhua chromosome 1, gadMor3.0, whole genome shotgun sequence DNA segment encodes these proteins:
- the ackr5 gene encoding G-protein coupled receptor 182, producing the protein MSADHTNHSELFVNGTPWFLICTIELATDTRQIILFLLYLLIFMVGLLENLLVVWVNWRRRRAASGVLFCVINVSLSDLSLVAVLPFYMMEVTLDKVWLWGRFLCKVTNLLYLINFYGSSFFLAFMTLERYRSLVRPSAPALFPALGLRRWLLCGGTWLLCLFLALLENVHMDLLEWDEPGCFMMPQFSYVEWFVSVAFLGLVFQFALPATIIVGCNVLIARAVRSAPDVQGRRDVWLVHVYSLVFIVCWLPYHLVMLLIIIDDLNPRLFECNTVDLLYFCYSVVQCLSLFHCVANPILYNFLSKSFRNNLVNAVVSYIPREGLTELGEQADSGGKGGGRGQSKPRRISNSSTSHSEVGS; encoded by the coding sequence ATGAGCGCCGACCACACCAACCACTCGGAGCTGTTCGTCAACGGCACCCCCTGGTTCCTCATCTGCACCATCGAATTAGCCACGGACACGCGGCaaatcatcctcttcctcctctacctcctcatcTTCATGGTGGGCCTCCTGGAGAACCTGCTGGTGGTGTGGGTCaactggcggcggcggcgcgcggCCAGCGGCGTGCTCTTCTGCGTCATCAACGTCAGCCTGTCGGACCTGAGCCTCGTGGCCGTGCTGCCCTTCTACATGATGGAGGTCACCCTGGACAAGGTGTGGCTGTGGGGCCGCTTCCTCTGCAAGGTCACTAACCTCCTCTACCTGATTAACTTCTACGGCAGCTCCTTCTTCCTGGCCTTCATGACCCTGGAGCGCTACCGGTCCCTGGTGCGGCCCTCGGCCCCGGCCCTCTTCCCCGCGCTGGGCCTTCGCCGCTGGCTCCTTTGCGGCGGGACCTGGCTGCTCTGCCTGTTCCTGGCCCTGCTGGAGAACGTGCACATGGACCTGCTGGAGTGGGACGAGCCGGGCTGCTTCATGATGCCTCAGTTCAGCTACGTGGAGTGGTTTGTCTCCGTGGCTTTTCTGGGCCTGGTCTTCCAGTTCGCCCTGCCCGCCACCATCATCGTCGGCTGCAACGTGCTGATCGCCCGGGCGGTGCGCAGCGCGCCCGACGTGCAGGGGAGACGGGACGTGTGGCTGGTCCACGTGTACTCGCTCGTCTTCATCGTCTGCTGGCTGCCCTACCACCTGGTGATGCTGCTGATCATCATAGACGATTTAAACCCACGGCTCTTTGAGTGCAACACGGTGGATTTACTGTACTTCTGCTACAGCGTGGTGCAGTGCCTGTCTCTGTTCCACTGCGTGGCCAACCCCATCCTATACAACTTCCTCAGCAAGAGCTTCCGCAACAACCTCGTCAACGCGGTGGTGAGCTACATACCGAGAGAAGGGCTTACAGAGCTGGGGGAACAAGCAGACTCTGGGGGCAAGGGCGGGGGAAGGGGTCAGAGCAAACCGCGTCGGATCAGCAACAGCAGCACGAGCCACTCTGAAGTCGGATCGTAA
- the pip4k2ca gene encoding phosphatidylinositol 5-phosphate 4-kinase type-2 gamma, protein MASLGNSGAISSPMVILAPKTKTKKKHFVQQKVKVFRASDPVLSVLMWGVNHSINDLNQVPVPVMLLPDDFKANTKIKVNNHLFNKENLPGHFKFKEYCPQVFRNLRERFGIEDLDYQVSLTRSPPVRSAEAQGEGLLLHSEDHTLVVKQISSEDVADMHNILSEYHQHIVKCHGSTLLPQFLGMYRVTVDNEETYLIVMRNMFSHRLVVHRKYDLKGSLVSREASDKERGKELPTFKDMDFRNNMQKVYVTDEQKEKVMEKLNRDVEFLVKLKIMDYSLLLGIHDVGRAERDEEEGDEASNDEDLETENGVAPGPAAASYGTSPEGIAGYMSSCKPLGPGEFDPYVDVYAISSVPGAPQREVYFMGLIDVLTQYDTKKKAAHAAKTVKHGAGAEISTVHPEQYAKRFREFISNIFA, encoded by the exons ATGGCTTCTCTCGGCAACTCGGGGGCCATCTCCAGTCCCATGGTCATACTGGCCCCCAAAACCAAGACGAAAAAGAAACACTTCGTCCAGCAGAAGGTGAAGGTGTTCCGTGCGAGCGACCCCGTGCTGAGCGTGTTGATGTGGGGCGTCAATCACTCG ATCAATGATCTGAACCAGGTGCCTGTCCCCGTGATGCTGCTGCCCGATGACTTCAAAGCAAACACAAAGATCAAAGTCAACAACCACCTCTTCAACAA AGAGAATCTCCCAGGGCATTTTAAGTTCAAAGAATACTGTCCTCAGGTATTCAGAAATTTGAGGGAACGGTTTGGGATCGAGGATTTGGATTACCAA GTTTCACTGACGCGGAGCCCCCCTGTTCGGAGTGCAGAAGCCCAGGGAGAGGGACTGCTGCTCCACTCTGAAGACCACACCCTAGTGGTCAAGCAGATCTCCAGCGAGGATGTGGCAGATATGCACAACATCCTGTCTGAGTaccatcag CACATCGTCAAGTGCCACGGCAGCACCCTGCTGCCCCAGTTCCTGGGGATGTACCGCGTGACCGTGGACAACGAGGAGACCTACCTGATCGTCATGAGGAACATGTTCAGCCACAGGCTTGTGGTGCACAGGAAATACGACCTCAAG GGCTCCCTGGTGTCCCGTGAAGCCAGCGACAAAGAGAGG GGCAAGGAGCTCCCTACCTTCAAGGACATGGACTTCAGAAACAACATGCAGAAAGTGTACGTCACTGACGAGCAGAAGGAGAAGGTTATGGAGAAACTGAACAGGGATGTGGAG TTCCTGGTTAAGCTGAAGATCATGGACTACAGCCTCCTCCTGGGCATCCACGACGTGGGCCGGGCCGAGcgcgacgaggaggagggcgacGAGGCGTCCAACGACGAGGACCTGGAGACGGAGAACGGCGTGGCCCCGGGCCCGGCCGCGGCCTCCTACGGCACCTCTCCAGAGGGCATAGCGGGGTACATGTCTTCCTGTAAGCCCCTGGGGCCCGGGGAGTTTGACCCCTACGTAGACGTCTACGCTATCTCCAGTGTCCCAG GAGCCCCCCAGCGGGAGGTGTACTTCATGGGCCTGATCGACGTGCTCACTCAGTACGACACCAAGAAGAAGGCCGCGCACGCAGCCAAGACGGTGAAGCACGGG GCCGGAGCTGAGATCTCAACGGTCCACCCAGAACAATACGCCAAGCGGTTTCGTGAATTCATCTCAAACATCTTTGCATAG